In one Deltaproteobacteria bacterium genomic region, the following are encoded:
- a CDS encoding YraN family protein has product MSTGASSVPSVKTLGKRAEDLAAGYFRDRGYRILHQGYRTRLGEIDLILEDKDREIVFVEVKARSSERYGLPQEAVNPRKQRQIARTALQYLQERGLPHRDVRFDILAIRFCGRRPLFDHITRAFGGEALETL; this is encoded by the coding sequence ATGTCCACGGGTGCGTCTTCTGTCCCTTCGGTCAAGACCCTGGGCAAGAGGGCCGAGGATCTGGCCGCCGGATATTTTCGTGATCGCGGGTACCGAATCCTTCATCAAGGCTACCGGACCCGTTTGGGCGAGATCGACCTCATCCTCGAGGACAAGGACAGGGAGATCGTCTTTGTCGAGGTCAAGGCCCGCTCATCCGAACGCTACGGCCTGCCCCAGGAGGCGGTGAACCCCCGGAAGCAGCGCCAGATCGCACGAACGGCCCTCCAATATCTGCAGGAGCGTGGGCTTCCCCACAGGGACGTCCGATTCGACATCCTCGCCATCCGTTTCTGTGGCAGGAGGCCCCTTTTTGACCATATAACCCGTGCATTTGGCGGTGAGGCACTGGAAACGCTATGA
- the phoU gene encoding phosphate signaling complex protein PhoU, with the protein MTLRLQRDISTIKNTLLQMSSLVEEAVKSALLACQQQNPDLARLVIERDEEIDAIQMKIDEYVLEALALQQPMAVDLRFLTSAQQIAGQLERVGDHAVNLSEEIVHIMGKTGSVCILSPGLRDMANLAVSMLADSINAFVYGDSALAREVRMRDKRVDELYRHVFTEEITSMQQGGHEIVPGVYLIILALNIERIADLATNIAEDVIYLVEGRLVRHDESEVSDVHGKAKKEMDKEGICEKKGRPEPLECLERHAKYVCDALDHSMRAFTAYCDGDSEGFRLYLEKTRELEQAADLVKRNVRSHLPKGVIMPIDKFELFQYLNEQDDVANTAEDIMDWLSYRTVVIGESLKREYHRLYSQCINITGMLFDIIKDARAYFQVGDEEVRVRMKREIRRMRDEETKADGMEHRIKQIIFDTYAEDLFPVYFLVRLVELIGRTADHAVGAADVMRSMIAR; encoded by the coding sequence ATGACCTTGAGACTCCAGCGGGATATCTCGACCATCAAGAATACCCTCCTTCAAATGTCGTCACTCGTCGAGGAGGCGGTCAAGAGCGCCCTCCTGGCATGCCAGCAGCAGAACCCGGATCTGGCCCGGTTGGTCATCGAGAGGGACGAAGAGATCGACGCCATACAGATGAAGATCGATGAATACGTGCTCGAAGCCCTGGCCCTTCAGCAACCCATGGCCGTGGATCTCCGGTTCCTGACCTCGGCCCAGCAGATCGCCGGTCAGCTCGAACGGGTGGGTGACCATGCGGTGAACCTCTCCGAGGAGATCGTCCATATCATGGGCAAGACGGGTTCTGTCTGCATCCTGTCGCCTGGTCTGCGCGACATGGCGAACCTTGCCGTGTCCATGCTCGCGGACAGCATAAACGCCTTTGTCTATGGAGACAGCGCCCTTGCCCGTGAGGTGCGAATGCGGGACAAAAGGGTGGACGAACTATATCGTCACGTCTTTACGGAAGAGATCACCTCTATGCAGCAGGGCGGCCACGAGATCGTGCCCGGAGTCTATCTCATCATCCTGGCACTCAACATCGAACGGATCGCCGATCTGGCGACGAATATCGCAGAGGACGTCATATATCTCGTCGAGGGCCGTCTTGTTCGCCATGACGAGTCTGAAGTATCCGATGTCCACGGGAAGGCGAAAAAGGAAATGGACAAGGAAGGAATCTGTGAAAAGAAGGGGAGACCCGAGCCCCTCGAATGTCTCGAACGCCATGCCAAATATGTGTGCGATGCCCTCGATCACTCCATGCGCGCGTTCACGGCCTACTGCGATGGAGACAGTGAAGGTTTTCGTCTATATCTCGAAAAGACCCGGGAATTGGAGCAGGCGGCGGACCTTGTCAAGCGCAACGTCCGTTCCCACCTCCCCAAGGGGGTCATCATGCCCATAGACAAGTTCGAACTCTTTCAGTACCTGAACGAGCAGGACGACGTGGCCAACACCGCCGAGGACATAATGGACTGGCTTTCCTACCGGACGGTGGTCATTGGAGAATCACTCAAGAGGGAGTATCACCGGCTCTACAGCCAGTGTATCAACATAACAGGCATGCTTTTCGATATCATCAAGGACGCCAGGGCTTATTTCCAGGTGGGTGACGAAGAGGTAAGGGTGCGGATGAAGCGGGAGATCCGACGCATGCGGGACGAAGAGACCAAGGCGGACGGCATGGAGCATCGGATCAAGCAGATCATCTTCGATACCTATGCTGAAGACCTTTTTCCTGTCTATTTTCTCGTGCGTCTCGTGGAGCTCATCGGAAGGACCGCTGACCATGCGGTGGGGGCCGCGGATGTCATGAGGTCCATGATCGCACGCTGA